From a region of the Calliphora vicina chromosome 4, idCalVici1.1, whole genome shotgun sequence genome:
- the LOC135958343 gene encoding uncharacterized protein LOC135958343: protein MNLTGLLNFESVAVKGAQTQSIALNAFVANSIKVVVEEFFLKMAPSFIIVVSCRRKSPFNFYLNVMQHLFNMVDNMIVQLVVVDYEKPVRIEGPRLFNLLLVDSYEAFLDIDVVSYTHDYDTNEYYHIFLMQRDRTIYNDMRGIFAYCWANHIVNCNIQLQNARGEVYMFTYFPFIQNKCDNTEPQMINSFVDDSWANKTYFHPKLTNFYGCPLVAAVRDIAPYVYINGAVNGVMSYKGFEMDLMQHLAKKMNFSLDIRRKIHDDRLAPIGNGAMKMLTERTADIVFGFYRKRNSINTQYSATFPHYQNNIVTVIYLPAHKLNTFEVLSYPFPNCAWSAIAVTVTIVIVICRWMRIKYPESIPTFSMIACALGSPINRDPKLPHSVLIFTSWLWYTFLIRTIYSGLLFYLFRNVVHTDLPRTLEEAGNESYRGVMNLFTFNDIKHFYKRSNHSSIVLNSEDEFIALKHIEKNIKENMYAIVSQEFLIYYTRTYQKPGLFHVVPEIIMQQQLCIYLAKHSFLITKFDEDMNIRAVGLIQFWAKHYINSKYLTSKHMYQDAKIEQDDLWGIYMICSVCYLIAILIFLLELLSLKLRGLRRLFQ, encoded by the exons ATGAATCTAACGGGTTTATTAAATTTCGAATCGGTGGCTGTAAAAGGAGCACAAACTCAATCTATTGCACTAAATGCATTCGTGGCCAATTCAATTAAGGTTGTGGTTGaggaatttttcttaaaaatggcGCCATCATTTATAATTGTTGTGTCGTGTCGTCGCAAGAGTCCATTCAATTTTTATCTGAATGTCATGCAACATCTATTCAATATGGTGGATAATATGATTGTACAGTTGGTAGTTGTTGATTATGAAAAACCTGTACGAATCGAGGGACCCagattatttaatttgttattggtgGATTCTTATGAAGcattttt AGACATAGATGTAGTTTCTTATACCCACGATTACGACACCAATGAATACTATCACATTTTCCTAATGCAACGTGATCGTACTATCTATAATGATATGCGGGGTATTTTTGCATATTGCTGGGCCAATCACATTGTGAATTGTAATATACAATTACAAAATGCCCGTGGAGAAGtttatatgtttacatattttccatttattcaaaataaatgtgaCAATACCGAACCACAAATGATCAATAGCTTTGTCGATGATTCTTGggcaaataaaacttattttcatcCAAAGTTAACGAATTTTTATGGTTGTCCTCTGGTGGCCGCAGTGCGTGACATAGCCCCCTATGTATACATAAATGGAGCTGTAAATGGTGTTATGTCTTATAAGGGATTCGAGATGGATTTGATGCAacatttggcaaaaaaaatgaatttttcacTGGATATACGTAGAAAAATTCATGATGATCGTTTAGCTCCGATTGGAAATGGTGCTATGAAAATG CTCACTGAGCGTACTGCTGATATTGTATTTGGTTTCTATCGTAAACGTAATTCCATAAATACGCAGTACAGCGCTACATTTCCGCACTATCAAAACAATATTGTAACAGTTATCTACCTGCCGGCTCACAAATTGAACACTTTTGAAGTATTGTCATATCCTTTTCCAAATTGCGCCTGGTCTGCTATAGCCGTAACTGTGACCATTGTCATTGTAATTTGCCGTTGGATGCGTATAAAATATCCTGAGTcgataccaacattttcaatGATTGCCTGTGCATTGGGTTCTCCCATTAACCGGGACCCCAAATTACCACATTCTGTTCTAATATTTACATCTTGGTTATGGTATACCTTCCTAATACGCACAATTTATTCTGGTCTATTGTTCTATTTATTTCGAAATGTTGTCCATACCGATCTACCGCGAACTTTGGAGGAAGCGGGTAATGAAAGTTATCGTGGGGTTATGAATCTGTTTACTTTTAACGACATCAAACATTTCTATAAACGCTCAAATCATTCTAGCATTGTGCTCAATTCGGAGGATGAGTTTATAGCTTTAAAGCATATAGAGAAGAACAtcaaagaaaatatgtatgcaaTTGTTTCCCAAGAGTTTCTCATCTACTATACGAGGACCTATCAAAAGCCTGGCTTGTTTCATGTTGTACCCGAGattataatgcaacaacaattGTGCATTTATTTGGCCAAACATTCGTTTCTTATCACAAAATTCGATGAGGACATGAACATACGTGCTGTGGGTTTGATTCAGTTTTGGGCAAAACACTATATAAATTCGAAGTATTTAACAAGTAAGCATATGTATCAAGACGCCAAGATTGAACAGGATGATTTATGGGGAATCTATATGATTTGTAGTGTGTGTTATTTAATAGCAATACTGATATTTTTATTGGAACTCTTATCGCTCAAGTTGAGAGGATTAAGAAGATTATTTCAATGA